In Nitrospirota bacterium, the genomic stretch ATCTGAACGCACGGACGGTTAAACTTCCCTGCGCTCCTGCCGATAAGAGAAGCACGGGTGCTTTGCATCAGCCCCCTCCGCTGTAGTATAATTATTTCTTTGAGGTCGTACGATGAAGTATTTACTCTATTTTCTACTCGGCGGGACCGTGACGAGCACCGTCACCTATCTCGCCAGCACGTCGCGCGGGTTCCTGGCTGCCTTTATCAGCACCCTTCCCCTGGCATCGCTGAGCACCTTCCTGCTCATCTACTCCAGCACCGGCTCCGAAGCGGTGATCTCCTACGCGAAAGGGCTGGTCGTCATGCTGCTGCCGTGGATGTTCTACATCCTTTCGGTGATCGTGCTGACGCCGCGCATCACGTTCCTCTACTCGCTCGTCGTCGGGCTCTTTCTCTTCATCATCATTTCGTACGTCATGCTCTCCCGCTACGGCCTTATCACCTAGCTGCCGTGCCGCCGTCTGCCCGGGCAGCCGGTGGCAGGGGAGCGTTCATCGGTATCTGAGCTTAAAGACGATGAGCGTCAGGACGAGGACGAACGTCACCAGGTTGGCGAGCACCACCGGCAGGTCCCTGATCAGCACGCCGTAGAGCAGCCACAGGAACACCCCGGCGCTGAAGAGGAGCAGCATCCAGAGCGAGAGGTCCTTCGTCTCCTTCAGCCTCCATGTCTTGACCACCTGCGGGATGAACGATGCCGTGGTCAGCGCGGCGGCGAACAGTCCTATGATCGTGTAGCAGTTATTCTCCATCACTCTCTCATTCTCCGCTTCTCCATTATACGCGACCGCGCTGTCCCCGGTCCAAACAGACCGGCGGCGTCCAACAATATCGTCATGGAGCTTTACCTTTTTGTAGCGCTTTCATTAAACTGTCCGTATGCCCAATTACGACAAGACCGTCGAGATCACCGCCCTCTACGAGATCAGCAAGCTCCTCGGCTCCTCCCTGAACCTGAGGGCCAACCTGCGGGGCGTCATGAGGGTGCTTGCCGAATACCTCGATATGAAGCGCGGCACCGTCGCGCTCCGTCACGACAACGAGGTATCGATCATCGCCGCCCACGGCATGTCCGAGGAAGAGATAAAGCGGGGCAGGTACAGGCTCGGCGAAGGCATCATCGGCCAGGTGGCGAAGCACGGCTCGCCCATCGTCATTCCCAATATCGGCGAAGAGCCCTTCTTCCTCAACAAGACCGGCGCGCGGAAGATGATCAGGAAAGAGAATGTCGCCTTCCTCTGCGTTCCCATAAAGTTCAAGAACGAAGTGCTCGGCGTGCTCAGCGTCGACCGGCTCTTCGGCTCGCAGCGGATATCTTTCGAAGAGGACCTGCGCCTGATGAAGATCATCGCCTCGCTCGTCGGGCAGTCGGTAAAGCTCCACCGGGAGCTCGAAAAGGAGCGGGAGGCCTTCCTCGAAGAGAAGGAACAGCTCACGCGGCAGCTGCGGGGGCGCTACAAGGTCGATAATATCATCGGCCACTCCGACCGGATGCAGGAGGTCTACGAAGCGGTCCATAAAGTAGCGCCTTCGAAGGCGAACGTGCTGCTGCGCGGCGAGAGCGGCACCGGCAAAGAGCTGGTGGCCAAGGCGGTCCACTATATGAGCCCCCGGGCGAAGGGGCCGTTCATCAAGTTCAACTGCGCCTCCATCCCCGAAGGCCTGCTCGAGAGCGAGCTCTTCGGCCACGAGCGGGGGGCCTTCACCGGCGCCATGACGATGAGAAAGGGCCGGTTCGAGCTGGCCGGCAGCGGCACCATTTTCCTCGACGAAATCGGGGACCTGCCGCTCACGCTCCAGCCCAAGATACTGCGCGTGCTCCAGGAGAAGGAGTTCGAACGGGTCGGCGGCGAGAAGACGATACGGGTGGATGTGCGGCTCATCGCCGCGACGAGCAGGAACCTCGAAGCGCTGGTGGCGAACGGCACGTTCAGAGAGGACCTCTACTACCGCCTGAACGTGGTGCCCATATTCCTCCCCGCGCTGCGGGAACGCACGGAGGACATCCCGCTGCTCGTCGATTTCTTCCTGAAAAAGTACAACGAGGACAACCGCAAATCCGCCGCCTTGAGCCCCGAGGTGCTTACCACCTTAATGGGCTACGAGTGGCCCGGCAACGTGCGGGAGCTCGAAAACACGATAGAGCGGCTCGTGGTGATGGCCGGGGGGCCGACGATCTCCCCGTCCGATCTGCCGCTGAATATCCGCGACCAGATCATCAAGGCGCGCTACGCGACCCAGCTCCGCGATGCCCTTCCCTCGACCATCGAGGATATCGAGAGGACACGCATCCTCGACGCTCTCAAGCGGACGGGAGGAGTGCAGGCGAAGGCAGCGCGCATCCTCGGGCTCACCCCCCGGCAGATAGGCTACAAGATGAAAAAATACGATATCCAGGGCGCGGTCCCCGACAGGGAGGCGCCGCTTCCCGAATAACGGTCGCGAGGGAAGCGTTACGTCCGGGACATTCGCGATACGCGGCCGGGTGCAAGAGGTGCAGTGGGCAGAATAATCGCCATAACGAACCAGAAAGGCGGCGTCGGCAAGACCACGACCGCCCTCAACCTTTCAGCCTCCCTCGCCCTCGCCAACGTGAATATCCTCGTCGTCGACTCCGACCCCCAGGCGAACCTGACCGGTGGACTGGGCATCAAGCGGGAGCAGGCCAAAGCGGGCCTCTACGAGGTCTATTGCGGCAAGATCACTCCGGAAGAGGCGATCGTCAGCACCCTCATCCCGAACCTACACCTGCTGCCGACCTCCATGGACCTCTATGCCTCGGACCTCGAGCTCCTCGAGCGGCGCGAGCGCGAGATGCTGCTCAAGCGCGCGCTCCAGCCGATAAAGGAACGCTACAAATATATCCTGATCGACTGCCCTCCCTCCTTCGGCCTCCTCACCCTCAACGCCCTCGTCGCTGCCGAGTCGGTCATCGTCCCGGTGCAGTGCGAATATTTTGCAGTAGAGGGATTGAGCCTGCTCATAAAGCTCCTCTGGCGGGTCCGGGGCAGCTTCAACGAATCCCTCGACCTGGAAGGCATCCTCCTCACCATGTACAACCGCCACATCGCCCTCTCGCGCCAGGTGGCGGACGAGGTGCGGCGAGTCTTCAAGACGAAGGTCTACGATACGGTGATACCGAGGAACATCATCCTCGCCGAGTCGCCGAGCCACGGCAAGCCCGCGGTCCTCTACTCGCCGAACTCCACCGGCGCACAGGGGTATATCGCCCTCGCCAAAGAGATCCTCAACGACGACAACCTGCTGTTCTAAGAGCCACTAACGAAATAATGCAGCTTAGAGTCGAGCGAGGCATAGTATCATGTGCTGAGGTGTTGCATGGAAAGCTCTTGTCTGCGCCTGCACCATCGGCATTCCGAGAGACGGGGATGAAGGGCGACCCTGATAACGGGAGCGCTACTGTTCGGCGGCCGTGACGATGTCCCAATTCTCCCTGATGCGGGGATTTTCGATGAGATACTCGCAGCGCCGTTTGTAGAAGCGCGAGGGGCCGTCCTGGGGGTGCTTATCGAGGATCAGCTGGAACATGCGCGCTGCGGCATACCACCTGCGCTCCCGGTAAAACACCAGCGCCTGGTGGAAATCGGCGACCACCTCGAGTTGCCCGGGCTGCAGGGCAGTCCGCTCGGCAACGAGCTCGAATATCTTCAGCGGCATCGGCCTCCCCTTCACCTCGATGAGCCCCAGCTCACGGGCGACAAAGATATCCCCCGTCTTGCGCAGCGTCTCTTCGCTCACAATGGCGGCGGTCCCGAAAACGCGGTTGATCGATTCGAGGCGCGCCGTAATCTCGACCGTATCGCCGACGATCGTATAATCGAAAAGCCGGTCGCTCCCGAGATTCCCGACGAGCGCCTCGCCGGAGTGGAGACCGGTCCGCAGCGAAAGCCGGGGCAGGCCCTCGCCTTCGAGCGCCCGGCTCACCTCTCCGAGCGCTGCCGCAGCCTGGAGCGCTGCACGGCAGGCGTTCGTCTCGTCCCGGGCAGTGTAGAGCGGCGCGCCCCAGAACGCCCTGATGCTGTCTCCTACATACTTGTCGACGACCCCGCTGTTCCGTATGATCACCTCGGTAACGGCGCTCCTCGCCCGGTGCAGGACGAGCGCTGCGCGCTCGGGAGGTATCTTTTCGGCGATGGCGGGGAACCCGATACTATCCGCCAGCATGACGACGACCTGCCGTCTTCTTCCGCCGGGCTTTACGAGGGAGGGATTCTGCACGATATAGGCAGCGAGCTCCTCATTCATGTGCTGGGAAAAGATCTTTTTGACGAAGAGCCGCTCCCTTCCGTCGGTCAGGGCGCCATAGATCCCGGCCATCAAAAAGCTCGCGCCGATACCGGCGAGCGGGGCAGTGATGTGGAGGTATATCCCCTGGCTGAAGAGCAGCGCCGAGAGAGCGGCGATGAGGACAAAAAGCATACTGCCGATGCCTCCCACCTTGAGCGGCGCGTAGCGCCCCTTCAGTGACAGTGCTGCGGAGAGAGATACCAGGGCCAGCAGGATAACGACAGGAGCAGCTCCCGCAGGCCGCATGCCTCTGCCCGAAAGCAGCGCATCCAGGAGCGTGGCGTGGAAGAGCACCTCGGGCGACTGCACGGAGACCGGTGTCGGACGGACATCATACCTGCCCGGGGCCGTCACACCGATAACGACAGCCTTCCCTTTGAAGCGGTCCTTCGAGAGCGCGGGAGACTTTCCCGCAGCATGATCGAGGGAGGCCCGGAGCACCTCGACAGCGGGAAGCGCCGTAAAGGGCCAGCTCCCCCGGTAGTGGCGCAGCAGCAGCGCTCCTTCATCGAGGGGGAGGCGCGCGCCTTTCACTGCTATCCCGCTGCGATCAACAGACACCTGCCCCTTCCGTATGAGATAGCTCAGCACGAAGTGCGGGACCACATAGTCATTGAGCCTGAACAAGAGCGGCGACCTGCGGTAGATGCCGTCCTTGTCGGGAATGCCCGTCCCGTTGCCCGCGCCCACCACCGCATCCTTGAGCGGATCGGCAGGCGTCAACGCGGAGCTGAACGGTCCCGCGCCCATCGGGGGGACCCTGAGGGCGATATTCCTGATGAACTCCTCATCAGACGGCCTGAGCACCTGCCGCTGGAGCGAGACAGGAAGATAGACGTTGAGCGTCCGTTTGCATGCCTCGGCAAAAAGCAGATCGTCCTGCGGACCGTAGAGCGACGGCTCGTTGAAGGGCATCGCCACGAATACCGCATCGGCTTCGGACAGGTAATCGATAAGGGGGGCAAAGAGCTGCCGGGGCCAGGGCCAGCGCACCCCGTCCACGGCCAGCATATCGATGCTCCTCCCGTCGATCTCGACAATGACGACGGCATCGGAGGCGCGTTCAGGACTAAGATGGCGGGAAAAGAGGTCGTAGGCCTTGAATTCGAGCGGATCGAGGATGCCTGAAAGATAGATGAGAAGTGACACGGCCGAAGACAAAAGAGCGATCACGACAAGCGCGATGAGCTTTTTGTCCGTTGCGGACACCGGCTGTCCCCTGCCCGTATGCTCTTTTATCCCGCTGTGCACTGCACCACCGTTCCCCTTCGCAGTTCCTGTTCCCGCTCCTGTATACCCCCTTGCGCGGGCGGGGAAATTTCAACGAAAGGCTTTGTGTGATTATAGCATACACGGTATAATGGAGAGAGCAGCGCCCGCCCGAAAGGGCGGCGGATCGCCCGTGGATATTGACTTAATCTGCTAATATTATATATTTTAAAAGGTTAGCCCGTTTCGGGGCTTTTGGGGAGTCGTCCAATGGCAGGACGGCAGACTCTGGATCTGCTTATAGGGGTTCGAATCCTCTCTCCCCAGCCAACATGCGGATGCGTTCAGCGTTATCGAGTTGTAGCGCTACAGCGCCCAACGCTGGACGCTACAACGCAAATGGTCCCATCGTCTAGTGGCCTAGGACGTGGCCCTCTCAAGGCTAAAACACGGGTTCGACTCCCGTTGGGACCACCAATTTCAATTAGTTATGATCACCCCCTGTTTTGGCCCCATAAAAACTAAAACGTCTCTATAGTTTTTATCTTCAATGAGTCCACGATATCCTTGTCGTTGTTTTTTTGCATACTACTTATAGCATAGTAGCCTCATAGAATTGGCGGGGATCTCTAAAGGGGTGATTTGAAAGATGCTACAGAATTCTCTGCCTGCTAGGACCGGCCAAGGGAGAGCTGGTCTGGAAAAAATAGACAGGGACATAAGTGATAAAGCTGCTCTAAAATAGGGGAACAGAAAGGAGCAGCGGCAATGGGGAAAAGACCG encodes the following:
- a CDS encoding SemiSWEET transporter: MENNCYTIIGLFAAALTTASFIPQVVKTWRLKETKDLSLWMLLLFSAGVFLWLLYGVLIRDLPVVLANLVTFVLVLTLIVFKLRYR
- a CDS encoding DUF3147 domain-containing protein codes for the protein MKYLLYFLLGGTVTSTVTYLASTSRGFLAAFISTLPLASLSTFLLIYSSTGSEAVISYAKGLVVMLLPWMFYILSVIVLTPRITFLYSLVVGLFLFIIISYVMLSRYGLIT
- a CDS encoding adenylate/guanylate cyclase domain-containing protein, with protein sequence MSATDKKLIALVVIALLSSAVSLLIYLSGILDPLEFKAYDLFSRHLSPERASDAVVIVEIDGRSIDMLAVDGVRWPWPRQLFAPLIDYLSEADAVFVAMPFNEPSLYGPQDDLLFAEACKRTLNVYLPVSLQRQVLRPSDEEFIRNIALRVPPMGAGPFSSALTPADPLKDAVVGAGNGTGIPDKDGIYRRSPLLFRLNDYVVPHFVLSYLIRKGQVSVDRSGIAVKGARLPLDEGALLLRHYRGSWPFTALPAVEVLRASLDHAAGKSPALSKDRFKGKAVVIGVTAPGRYDVRPTPVSVQSPEVLFHATLLDALLSGRGMRPAGAAPVVILLALVSLSAALSLKGRYAPLKVGGIGSMLFVLIAALSALLFSQGIYLHITAPLAGIGASFLMAGIYGALTDGRERLFVKKIFSQHMNEELAAYIVQNPSLVKPGGRRRQVVVMLADSIGFPAIAEKIPPERAALVLHRARSAVTEVIIRNSGVVDKYVGDSIRAFWGAPLYTARDETNACRAALQAAAALGEVSRALEGEGLPRLSLRTGLHSGEALVGNLGSDRLFDYTIVGDTVEITARLESINRVFGTAAIVSEETLRKTGDIFVARELGLIEVKGRPMPLKIFELVAERTALQPGQLEVVADFHQALVFYRERRWYAAARMFQLILDKHPQDGPSRFYKRRCEYLIENPRIRENWDIVTAAEQ
- a CDS encoding ParA family protein; its protein translation is MGRIIAITNQKGGVGKTTTALNLSASLALANVNILVVDSDPQANLTGGLGIKREQAKAGLYEVYCGKITPEEAIVSTLIPNLHLLPTSMDLYASDLELLERREREMLLKRALQPIKERYKYILIDCPPSFGLLTLNALVAAESVIVPVQCEYFAVEGLSLLIKLLWRVRGSFNESLDLEGILLTMYNRHIALSRQVADEVRRVFKTKVYDTVIPRNIILAESPSHGKPAVLYSPNSTGAQGYIALAKEILNDDNLLF
- the nifA gene encoding nif-specific transcriptional activator NifA, with the protein product MPNYDKTVEITALYEISKLLGSSLNLRANLRGVMRVLAEYLDMKRGTVALRHDNEVSIIAAHGMSEEEIKRGRYRLGEGIIGQVAKHGSPIVIPNIGEEPFFLNKTGARKMIRKENVAFLCVPIKFKNEVLGVLSVDRLFGSQRISFEEDLRLMKIIASLVGQSVKLHRELEKEREAFLEEKEQLTRQLRGRYKVDNIIGHSDRMQEVYEAVHKVAPSKANVLLRGESGTGKELVAKAVHYMSPRAKGPFIKFNCASIPEGLLESELFGHERGAFTGAMTMRKGRFELAGSGTIFLDEIGDLPLTLQPKILRVLQEKEFERVGGEKTIRVDVRLIAATSRNLEALVANGTFREDLYYRLNVVPIFLPALRERTEDIPLLVDFFLKKYNEDNRKSAALSPEVLTTLMGYEWPGNVRELENTIERLVVMAGGPTISPSDLPLNIRDQIIKARYATQLRDALPSTIEDIERTRILDALKRTGGVQAKAARILGLTPRQIGYKMKKYDIQGAVPDREAPLPE